The following is a genomic window from Petrotoga sibirica DSM 13575.
CAACACCTCAAAAGAGTTTAAAGAAAAAAGAAGAAAAGAACTTGGAAACAAATTATTAATTCCTATTTTAATTATTTCAGGTGTAGCCATTTTGTTCGCTGTTGTTGGATGGAATCCTTTAATTGGTTTAGGATTTGGGAGCGTCATTGCATTAATATTAAATAGATTGTACATTCCAAGAGAAACATTTGATCATATATTAGACTCTGGTATTAGACTCTGGTCGATCAACCAGCGATGCTATTGGTTGGGCTTTGGCCCTTCCGCCCTATTTAGGAGCATTGGGAGCCTTGTTCAATCAGGCAGGAGTTGGGGAAATAATCGCTAGTGGGATTGAAATTATATTCCCCGTTCAGAACCTGTTTTGGGCACTTTTTGCCTACGCATTTGGAATGGCTCTATTTACAAAAATTATGGGGAATGCTTTTGCTGCGTTTGCGGTCATCACAGCTGGAATAGGCATACCAATTGTAATCCAAATTCATGGTGCAGATCCTGCAACGATAGCTGTTCTGGCTATGTCTGCAGGTTACTGTGGCATCTTGATGACTCCTATGGCAGCT
Proteins encoded in this region:
- a CDS encoding 5-oxoproline transporter, DUF979 family subunit; amino-acid sequence: MKEFFSSKNTLEIFYILIGLMLLYYACLTWKDEKHQQKIGTIIFWVILAILFIFGKWLPPVVFGILVVIIAIDAGIGKIGKGTYFNTSKEFKEKRRKELGNKLLIPILIISGVAILFAVVGWNPLIGLGFGSVIALILNRLYIPRETFDHILDSGIRLWSINQRCYWLGFGPSALFRSIGSLVQSGRSWGNNR
- a CDS encoding 5-oxoproline transporter, DUF979 family subunit, with the translated sequence MALPPYLGALGALFNQAGVGEIIASGIEIIFPVQNLFWALFAYAFGMALFTKIMGNAFAAFAVITAGIGIPIVIQIHGADPATIAVLAMSAGYCGILMTPMAANFNIVPAALLEMKDKYRIIKIQISMALALWVAHLLVMYIMAF